One Triticum dicoccoides isolate Atlit2015 ecotype Zavitan chromosome 4B, WEW_v2.0, whole genome shotgun sequence genomic window carries:
- the LOC119294929 gene encoding ribosomal RNA small subunit methyltransferase E-like isoform X1 has protein sequence MPPAATFSSFSALMRRPPPPARRLLVAAARAHSTAGASRARGGLPRFHSPSLPSSKGEVVRIQGDEFWHMTRVLRLGINDRVELFDGAGGLVEGSIQKVDKNGSDVELVENARLIAPQGIQWHVFAAFGTLKGGRADWLIEKCTELGASSVTPLLTERCHTIAENRVDRLQRLVLAAVKQCQRVHDMSLKPPIQIHDLPLAVSQSKLAFLASAEAPPVLSVLPKCCSEEESGLLIIGPEGDFTEEEVKVLKAAGAVPVGLGPCRLRVETATISLLSALMLWSDAARHQEAQRQRG, from the exons ATGCCGCCCGCCGCCACCTTCTCGTCGTTCTCCGCGTTGATGCGCcggcctccgccgccggcccggcgcctcctcgtcgccgccgcGCGCGCGCACAGCACTGCCGGGGCCAGCCGTGCTCGCGGCGGCCTGCCGCGGTTCCACTCCCCGTCTCTCCCCTCGTCCAAG GGTGAGGTGGTTCGCATCCAAGGCGACGAGTTCTGGCACATGACACGGGTGTTGCGCCTTGGTATCAATGACAG GGTTGAACTATTTGACGGGGCTGGTGGCTTAGTTGAAGGATCCATACAAAAAGTTGACAAGAATGGATCAGATGTTGAGTTGGTAGAGAATGCTAGGCTCATTGCTCCTCAAGGAATTCAATGGCATGTCTTTGCTGCATTTG GGACGCTGAAAGGCGGACGCGCAGATTGGCTTATAGAGAAATGTACT GAACTTGGCGCTTCCAGTGTTACGCCTCTTTTGACTGAACGATGCCATACGATAGCAGAAAATAGAGTGGACAGGTTGCAACGGCTGGTGTTAGCTGCAGTTAAACAAT GCCAGAGAGTGCATGATATGTCACTGAAGCCCCCAATCCAGATACATGATCTTCCGCTGGCT GTGTCACAATCGAAGCTTGCTTTCTTAGCATCTGCTGAAGCGCCTCCTGTTTTGAGCGTTTTGCCAAAGTGCTGCAGCGAGGAGGAAAGTGGGCTTTTAATCATTGGACCGGAAGGAG ACTTTACGGAGGAGGAGGTGAAGGTTTTGAAGGCGGCTGGTGCGGTCCCTGTTGGTCTGGGTCCATGCAGGCTACGCGTGGAGACAGCTACCATCTCACTCCTTTCAGCGCTCATGCTGTGGTCAGACGCTGCTCGGCACCAAGAAGCACAGCGGCAACGCGGATAG
- the LOC119294929 gene encoding ribosomal RNA small subunit methyltransferase E-like isoform X2: protein MKPVIFVLGSLCSWSRNVRVPQYITVRSDGEVVRIQGDEFWHMTRVLRLGINDRVELFDGAGGLVEGSIQKVDKNGSDVELVENARLIAPQGIQWHVFAAFGTLKGGRADWLIEKCTELGASSVTPLLTERCHTIAENRVDRLQRLVLAAVKQCQRVHDMSLKPPIQIHDLPLAVSQSKLAFLASAEAPPVLSVLPKCCSEEESGLLIIGPEGDFTEEEVKVLKAAGAVPVGLGPCRLRVETATISLLSALMLWSDAARHQEAQRQRG, encoded by the exons ATGAAACCTGTAATATTTGTTCTTGGTAGCTTATGTTCTTGGAGCAGAAATGTCCGTGTTCCTCAGTATATCACGGTGAGAAGCGAT GGTGAGGTGGTTCGCATCCAAGGCGACGAGTTCTGGCACATGACACGGGTGTTGCGCCTTGGTATCAATGACAG GGTTGAACTATTTGACGGGGCTGGTGGCTTAGTTGAAGGATCCATACAAAAAGTTGACAAGAATGGATCAGATGTTGAGTTGGTAGAGAATGCTAGGCTCATTGCTCCTCAAGGAATTCAATGGCATGTCTTTGCTGCATTTG GGACGCTGAAAGGCGGACGCGCAGATTGGCTTATAGAGAAATGTACT GAACTTGGCGCTTCCAGTGTTACGCCTCTTTTGACTGAACGATGCCATACGATAGCAGAAAATAGAGTGGACAGGTTGCAACGGCTGGTGTTAGCTGCAGTTAAACAAT GCCAGAGAGTGCATGATATGTCACTGAAGCCCCCAATCCAGATACATGATCTTCCGCTGGCT GTGTCACAATCGAAGCTTGCTTTCTTAGCATCTGCTGAAGCGCCTCCTGTTTTGAGCGTTTTGCCAAAGTGCTGCAGCGAGGAGGAAAGTGGGCTTTTAATCATTGGACCGGAAGGAG ACTTTACGGAGGAGGAGGTGAAGGTTTTGAAGGCGGCTGGTGCGGTCCCTGTTGGTCTGGGTCCATGCAGGCTACGCGTGGAGACAGCTACCATCTCACTCCTTTCAGCGCTCATGCTGTGGTCAGACGCTGCTCGGCACCAAGAAGCACAGCGGCAACGCGGATAG